Proteins from a single region of Tunturibacter empetritectus:
- a CDS encoding arylsulfatase, giving the protein MKAIAKNVQTKPNIVIMLADNVGYNDLGAYGAGEVRGMPTPRIDQFASEGLRLTQFLVEPACTPARAALLTGRYSQRAGLGTIILGGTPNTLQSNEVTLAKLFKSEGYHTGMVGKWHLGASEVSWPTRQGFDEYHVGVIETTDGTLYRGLMTRAGLPESAIAAVEPGIWESDATGKLTKARPYTPEYRRQVEGDIAKASVDYITRQAKEKEPFLLYVGFTHTHYPSVVPPEFTGKSRIGPYGDAVMELDYRTGQVLDAIKAAGIEDNTIVIWLSDNGSTPTGAPAEFRGGSNLPFRGELGSALEGSLRVPCMVRWPGKIAPRARNEMVSIHDFFPTLAKIIGAKVPDDRPIDGVDQSGFFMGKQPNSNRDSLLTFIGEELVAVRWHEFRLYPKQFVSSNMNMQGLGGFREEGNGFPAIFNIEADPREEVNILATHGWVINQYLRLIGQYQKSLEKYPNPKAVNLTEFDE; this is encoded by the coding sequence ATGAAGGCGATCGCAAAGAATGTCCAAACCAAGCCCAACATCGTCATCATGCTGGCCGACAACGTTGGCTACAACGACCTGGGTGCCTACGGCGCGGGGGAAGTCCGGGGCATGCCGACGCCACGCATCGACCAGTTCGCGAGTGAGGGTTTGCGACTCACGCAGTTCTTGGTGGAACCCGCATGCACGCCGGCCCGCGCGGCGCTGTTGACCGGCCGCTATTCGCAGCGCGCGGGTCTTGGCACCATCATCCTCGGTGGCACGCCCAATACCCTCCAATCGAACGAAGTGACTTTGGCCAAACTGTTCAAGAGCGAGGGCTACCACACCGGCATGGTCGGCAAGTGGCATCTAGGAGCGAGCGAGGTTAGCTGGCCGACGCGCCAGGGCTTCGACGAGTATCACGTAGGCGTGATCGAGACAACCGACGGCACCCTATATCGCGGCCTGATGACGCGCGCCGGATTGCCAGAATCGGCCATAGCTGCGGTGGAGCCCGGCATCTGGGAATCCGATGCGACGGGCAAACTGACGAAGGCCCGGCCTTACACCCCGGAATACCGTCGGCAGGTCGAGGGCGACATTGCCAAGGCCTCCGTGGATTACATCACCCGCCAGGCTAAGGAGAAGGAGCCGTTCCTCCTCTACGTCGGCTTTACACACACCCACTACCCCTCTGTCGTCCCTCCCGAGTTCACCGGAAAGTCGCGCATCGGTCCTTATGGCGATGCGGTGATGGAACTCGACTACCGCACCGGCCAGGTGTTGGACGCCATTAAGGCCGCCGGCATCGAGGACAACACCATCGTGATCTGGCTTTCGGACAATGGTTCCACCCCGACGGGGGCGCCGGCCGAGTTCCGCGGCGGTTCAAACCTCCCGTTCCGGGGCGAACTGGGCAGTGCTCTGGAGGGGTCGCTGCGCGTGCCGTGCATGGTCAGGTGGCCGGGGAAGATCGCGCCCCGCGCGCGCAATGAGATGGTTTCCATCCACGACTTCTTCCCGACGCTGGCGAAGATCATCGGCGCGAAGGTCCCAGACGACCGGCCCATCGACGGTGTGGACCAGAGCGGGTTCTTCATGGGTAAGCAGCCTAACTCCAACCGCGATAGCTTGCTCACGTTCATAGGCGAAGAGCTCGTGGCGGTGCGCTGGCACGAGTTCCGGCTCTATCCCAAGCAGTTCGTGAGTTCCAACATGAATATGCAGGGTCTTGGCGGTTTCCGTGAAGAAGGGAATGGCTTTCCCGCGATTTTCAACATCGAGGCGGACCCGCGCGAGGAAGTAAATATCCTCGCCACGCACGGCTGGGTGATCAACCAGTACTTGCGCTTGATCGGGCAATACCAGAAGTCACTGGAGAAATATCCCAACCCCAAAGCGGTCAATCTGACGGAGTTTGACGAGTGA